The following proteins come from a genomic window of Lolium rigidum isolate FL_2022 chromosome 5, APGP_CSIRO_Lrig_0.1, whole genome shotgun sequence:
- the LOC124654035 gene encoding myb-related protein MYBAS2 — protein sequence MVTVREETRKGPWTEQEDLQLVCTVRLFGERRWDFVAKVSGLNRTGKSCRLRWVNYLHPGLKRGRMTPHEERLILELHARWGNRWSRIARRLPGRTDNEIKNYWRTHMRKKAQERKKNMSPSSSSSSLTYQSCHPETPSILGIDEQELHGGSSCITSILKGTPADMDGYLMDQIWMEIEAPSAPSFHNGKDSAYSSLSGPLLPSPLWDHYCPEEHLKMDDEIKMAPQFGYSKGMGPCY from the exons ATGGTGACAGTAAGAGAAGAGACACGCAAAGGGCCGTGGACAGAGCAGGAGGACCTGCAACTGGTATGCACTGTCCGTTTGTTCGGTGAACGTCGTTGGGATTTCGTTGCCAAAGTATCAG GCCTCAACCGCACAGGAAAGAGCTGCCGTCTCCGATGGGTCAATTACCTCCACCCAGGCCTTAAGCGTGGACGCATGACTCCCCATGAAGAACGCCTCATCCTCGAGCTCCATGCTAGATGGGGAAACAG GTGGTCCAGGATAGCACGGAGGTTGCCAGGGCGTACTGACAATGAGATCAAGAACTACTGGAGGACACACATGAGGAAGAAAGCACAGGAGAGAAAGAAGAACATGTCACCctcgtcatcttcatcttcactGACATACCAATCCTGCCATCCAGAGACGCCATCAATCCTTGGAATAGATGAACAGGAGCTCCATGGTGGCAGTAGCTGCATCACAAGCATCCTGAAGGGCACGCCTGCTGACATGGATGGATACCTCATGGATCAGATATGGATGGAAATCGAGGCACCATCAGCACCAAGCTTTCATAATGGGAAGGATAGTGCATACAGCAGCCTCTCTGGCCCTCTGCTACCATCTCCGTTGTGGGATCACTACTGCCCTGAAGAACACTTGAAGATGGATGATGAGATAAAGATGGCACCGCAATTTGGTTATAGTAAAGGAATGGGTCCATGCTATTGA
- the LOC124653240 gene encoding diaminopimelate epimerase, chloroplastic, with translation MAVSAPRSAAAASFLERRESERALHFVKYQGLGNDFIMVDNRDSAVPKVTPEEAAKMCDRNFGIGADGVIFVMPGVNGADYTMRIFNSDGSEPEMCGNGVRCFARFIAELENLQGTHSFKIHTGAGLIIPEIQNDGKVKVDMGQPILNGPDVPTKLSSTKNEAVVQAEMVIDGLTWYVTCVSMGNPHCVTFGAKELKDLHVDDWNLSDVGPKFEHHDMFPARTNTEFVQVLSRSHLKMRVWERGAGATLACGTGACAVVVAAVLEGRAERKCVVDLPGGPLEIEWREDNNHVYMTGPAEAVFYGSFVH, from the exons ATGGCCGTGTCCGCTCCCAGGTCGGCGGCCGCCGCCTCGTTCCTCGAGCGTCGGGAGTCCGAGCGCGCGCTCCACTTCGTCAAGTACCAGGGCCTCGGCAACGACTTCATCATG GTGGACAACAGGGACTCGGCTGTGCCCAAGGtgacgccggaggaggcggctaAGATGTGCGACCGGAACTTCGGTATCGGTGCTGACGGCGTCATCTTCGTCATGCCCGGGGTCAATGGTGCAGACTACACTATGAGGATTTTCAACTCTGACGGTAGTGAGCCGGAG ATGTGTGGTAATGGAGTTCGTTGCTTCGCTCGTTTTATAGCTGAGCTTGAAAATCTACAAGGAACACATAG CTTTAAAATTCATACTGGTGCTGGATTAATCATTCCTGAAATACAAAATGATGGCAAG GTGAAGGTAGATATGGGTCAGCCTATCCTTAATGGACCAGATGTTCCCACAAAACTGTCATCTACCAAGAACGAAGCTGTTGTTCAAGCTGAAATGGTAATTGATGGGTTAACATGGTATGTAACCTGTGTTAGCATGGGCAATCCTCACTGTGTCACATTTGGTGCGAAAGAGCTAAAG GATCTGCATGTTGATGATTGGAATCTTAGTGACGTTGGACCTAAATTTGAGCATCATGATATGTTTCCTGCTCGGACCAACACAG AATTTGTACAGGTCTTGTCTCGCTCACACCTCAAAATGCGAGTTTGGGAGCGTGGTGCTG GAGCAACTCTTGCTTGTGGGACTGGTGCTTGTGCGGTTGTTGTTGCAGCTGTTCTTGAGGGCCGAGCTGAACGG AAATGTGTAGTTGATTTGCCTGGTGGGCCATTGGAAATTGAGTGGAGAGAGGACAACAATCATGTTTACATGACTGGTCCTGCCGAGGCTGTCTTTTATGGATCCTTTGTTCACTAG
- the LOC124655160 gene encoding UNC93-like protein 3, which translates to MDAGRDEEAAASAAEPLLAASPPRRSHAADVHVLSAAFLFVFSAYGAAQNLQSTVNTEGDLGTVSMGVLYTSFTLFAVAASPVVRWLGPSRALVVGTSGYLLFILANLVPTWYTMVPASLYLGFTASIIWVGQGTYLTSAALSHARDNSLPEGPTLGSFNGEFWGVFASTQVIGNLISLALLRNGKDGGSVTGKNLLFVVFLGCMIIGIVLMCLLSKRDEKRDAASTHSSFGAMLKYIVAPLKDRRMILLIPLIAYSGLQQAFVWAVFTKSIVTPVLGISGVGGAMAIYGASDVVCSLVAGRFTSGLHSATFIVSVGAILQAAVLFWLLLLYSPMEGVLGAVVPLFIGALWGVGDGVLNTQLSALLGLLFEDVKEAAFAQLKVWQSGAIAVIFFLSPSITLQAMLILMATSLFISFGSFLLLTLVVEKPSTTRA; encoded by the exons ATGGACGCCGGCCGCGACGAggaggccgccgcctccgccgcggagCCGCTCCTCGCCGCTTCTCCCCCGCGACGGAGCCACGCCGCCGACGTACACGTCCTCTCCGCCGccttcctcttcgtcttctccgCCTACGGCGCCGCCCAGAACCTCCAGAGCACTGTCAACACC GAGGGCGATCTGGGCACCGTCTCCATGGGGGTactctacacctccttcacgctcTTCGCGGTCGCAGCGTCGCCCGTGGTCAGGTGGCTCGGCCCCAGCCGCGCGCTCGTCGTGGGCACCAGCGGTTACCTGCTCTTCATCCTCGCCAACCTCGTCCCGACATG GTATACAATGGTACCAGCTTCACTGTACCTGGGTTTTACTGCATCGATCATCTGGGTTGGACAG GGTACATATCTTACTTCCGCTGCCCTCAGTCATGCAAGAGATAATAGTTTACCTGAAGGTCCTACTTTAGGAAGCTTTAATGGAGAATTTTGGGGAGTGTTCGCGAGCACTCAG GTCATTGGAAATTTGATCTCACTTGCTCTTCTGAGAAATGGAAAG GACGGAGGAAGTGTAACAGGAAAGAATCTGCTGTTTGTTGTGTTCCTTGGCTGCATGATTATCGGAATTGTATTGATGTGTTTACTGTCCAAAAGGGATGAGAAACGAGATGCTGCTTCGACGCACTCCTCATTTGGAGCTATGTTGAAATATATTGTTGCACCTCTCAAGGACCGAAGGATGATTCTTTTGATTCCGCTTATTGCATATTCAGGTTTACAACAGGCATTTGTATG GGCCGTATTCACAAAGAGCATTGTGACACCTGTGCTTGGCATATCTGGAGTTGGTGGCGCCATGGCAATTTATGGTGCATCTGATGTAGTT TGTTCATTGGTTGCTGGACGTTTTACATCTGGCCTTCATTCAGCTACATTTATAGTGTCAGTTGGAGCTATTCTTCAGGCTGCAGTCCTGTTTTGGTTACTTCTTCTTTACAG tccaatggagggagtacttggtGCAGTGGTTCCACTATTTATAGGTGCCTTATGGGGTGTTGGTGACGGAGTCTTGAATACGCAGTTAAGCGCGTTACTCGGATTGCTGTTTGAGGATGTCAAG GAGGCAGCTTTTGCACAGCTGAAGGTTTGGCAATCAGGTGCCATCGCAGTGATCTTCTTCTTGAGTCCAAGCATCACGCTGCAAGCCATGCTTATCTTGATGGCTACGTCCCTCTTCATCTCTTTTGGCTCGTTCCTTCTGCTTACCCTTGTCGTGGAGAAGCCATCGACCACCAGAGCGTGA